From the genome of Nicotiana sylvestris chromosome 2, ASM39365v2, whole genome shotgun sequence, one region includes:
- the LOC104224205 gene encoding ribulose bisphosphate carboxylase small subunit, chloroplastic 2-like has protein sequence MASSVMSSAAAVATGANAAQASMVAPFTGLKSATSFPVSRKQNLYITSIASNGGRVQCMQVWPPINKKKYETLSYLPDLSEEQLLREVDYLLKNGWVPCLEFETEHGFVYRENNKSPGYYDGRYWTMWKLPMFGCTDATQVLAEVEEAKKAYPQAWIRIIGFDNVRQVQCISFIAYKPEGY, from the exons ATGGCTTCCTCAGTTATGTCCTCAGCTGCCGCTGTTGCCACCGGCGCCAATGCTGCTCAAGCCAGTATGGTTGCACCTTTCACTGGTCTCAAGTCCGCAACCTCCTTCCCGGTTTCCAGGAAACAAAACCTTTACATTACTTCCATTGCTAGCAACGGCGGAAGAGTTCAATGCATGCAG GTGTGGCCACCAATTAACAAGAAGAAGTACGAGACACTCTCATACCTTCCTGATTTGAGCGAGGAGCAATTGCTTAGGGAAGTTGACTACCTTTTGAAAAATGGATGGGTTCCTTGCTTGGAATTCGAGACTGAG CACGGATTCGTCTACCGTGAGAACAACAAGTCACCGGGATATTATGATGGTAGATACTGGACCATGTGGAAGTTGCCCATGTTCGGGTGCACTGATGCCACTCAGGTCTTGGCTGAGGTAGAGGAGGCAAAGAAGGCTTACCCACAAGCCTGGATCAGAATCATTGGATTTGATAACGTCCGTCAAGTGCAGTGCATCAGTTTCATCGCCTACAAGCCCGAAGGCTACTAA